A region from the Dehalococcoidia bacterium genome encodes:
- a CDS encoding long-chain-fatty-acid--CoA ligase, translated as MNTAEFLQISSFVVPDREALVCGDTRITYTEMVERTNKLANALAARGLSRGDKLAVMAVNSAEYVEAYYACAKLGVTFVPLNYRAKDEELTYMVNTSEASVLFVGERYLELLGRIRGGLSGLKHVFCIEKPVAGMQSYAELLESGSPDDLYTEIDDNDPTILIFTSGTTALPKGVVLTYLTLTAYVTNTMEPAMPEIHDKTMVTVPLFHIAGATAMMSSIWGGRTLVILPQFEPELWLRTVQQEGVTHAFVVPTMLKRIMEHPKFKDYDISSLKLITYGAAPMPYEVVRRAVETFDCGLMNAYGQTESTSSLTYLGPDDHDIKGLSDAEKEKKLHRLRSVGRPMDDIELAIMDERNQMLGMGEEGEICVSGARVMREYFKQEEATHSAIIDNWLHTGDVGYLDDERYLFITGRKKDLIIRGGENISSGEIEAVLEEYPAIEEAAVIGVPDVEWGEEVKAVVVLKNGQSATGDDLRGYARSRLASYKTPRYIAFVNELPRNALGKVLKTEIRKQHGGPDER; from the coding sequence ATGAACACCGCGGAGTTCCTGCAAATCAGCTCGTTCGTCGTGCCGGACCGCGAGGCGCTGGTCTGCGGCGACACGCGCATCACCTACACGGAGATGGTGGAGCGCACCAACAAGCTCGCCAACGCCCTGGCCGCCCGCGGCCTCTCGCGCGGGGACAAGCTGGCGGTGATGGCGGTCAACTCCGCCGAGTACGTCGAGGCCTACTACGCCTGCGCCAAGCTCGGCGTCACCTTCGTGCCGCTCAACTACCGCGCCAAGGACGAGGAGCTGACCTACATGGTCAACACCTCCGAGGCGTCGGTCTTGTTCGTGGGCGAGCGCTACCTCGAGCTGCTGGGGCGTATCCGCGGCGGGCTGAGCGGCCTCAAGCACGTCTTCTGCATCGAGAAGCCGGTTGCGGGCATGCAGAGCTACGCCGAGCTGCTCGAGTCCGGCTCGCCCGACGATCTCTACACCGAGATCGACGACAACGACCCGACGATCCTGATCTTCACCAGCGGCACCACGGCGCTGCCCAAGGGCGTGGTGCTCACCTACCTCACGCTCACCGCCTACGTGACCAACACGATGGAGCCGGCGATGCCGGAGATCCACGACAAGACGATGGTTACGGTGCCACTGTTCCACATCGCCGGCGCCACGGCGATGATGTCCTCGATCTGGGGCGGGCGCACGCTGGTGATCCTGCCGCAGTTCGAGCCGGAGCTGTGGCTCCGGACCGTGCAGCAGGAGGGCGTCACGCACGCCTTCGTCGTGCCCACGATGCTGAAGCGCATCATGGAGCACCCGAAGTTCAAGGACTACGACATCAGCTCGCTCAAGCTGATCACCTACGGCGCCGCGCCGATGCCCTACGAGGTCGTGCGCCGCGCCGTCGAAACGTTCGACTGCGGCCTGATGAACGCCTACGGCCAGACGGAGAGCACCTCCTCGCTCACCTACCTGGGCCCCGATGACCACGACATCAAGGGCCTCTCGGACGCAGAGAAGGAGAAGAAGTTGCACCGCCTGCGCTCCGTGGGCCGGCCGATGGACGACATCGAGCTGGCGATCATGGACGAGCGCAACCAGATGCTGGGCATGGGCGAAGAGGGCGAGATCTGCGTCTCCGGCGCCCGTGTGATGCGCGAGTACTTCAAGCAGGAAGAGGCCACGCACTCGGCGATCATCGACAACTGGCTGCACACCGGCGATGTGGGCTACCTGGACGACGAGCGCTACCTCTTTATCACCGGCCGCAAGAAAGACCTGATCATCCGCGGTGGCGAGAACATTTCGTCGGGCGAGATCGAGGCGGTGCTGGAAGAGTACCCGGCAATCGAGGAAGCGGCCGTGATCGGCGTGCCCGACGTCGAGTGGGGCGAAGAGGTCAAGGCCGTCGTCGTGCTGAAGAACGGCCAGAGCGCCACCGGCGATGATCTGCGCGGCTACGCCCGCTCGCGGCTGGCCAGCTACAAGACGCCGCGCTACATCGCTTTCGTGAACGAGCTGCCGCGCAACGCCCTGGGCAAGGTCTTGAAGACGGAGATCCGCAAGCAGCACGGCGGCCCGGACGAACGCTAG
- a CDS encoding enoyl-CoA hydratase/isomerase family protein, whose protein sequence is MVMANGGAERDDLVLFEKDGGIAWLTLNRPEALNAVNLAMRDQLWTLLLAVRDDPEIGCLVIRGNGEKAFCAGADVKEFGTAPSYLAARDARLQRDLWGLMLSLEKPLIAAVHGWALGAGCEMSLLCDLRLAAEDARFGLPEVNLGYIPSAGGTQTLPRHMPRGVALGMIMTGEPIDARQALALGMVHDVVPRPRLYDEARALAERLLSRPAFAVRLAREALRAAMDLPLAQGLSVSHRLGQRTLHAVGPDRAAALAGWSPAHG, encoded by the coding sequence ATGGTGATGGCGAACGGCGGCGCGGAGCGCGACGACCTGGTGCTGTTTGAAAAGGATGGCGGCATCGCCTGGCTGACGCTCAACCGGCCGGAGGCGCTGAACGCCGTCAACCTCGCCATGCGCGACCAGCTCTGGACGCTGCTGCTGGCCGTGCGCGACGACCCGGAGATCGGCTGCCTGGTCATCCGGGGCAATGGCGAGAAGGCGTTCTGCGCCGGCGCCGACGTGAAGGAGTTCGGCACCGCGCCCTCGTATCTGGCCGCGCGCGACGCGCGGCTGCAGCGCGACCTCTGGGGGCTGATGCTCTCGCTGGAGAAGCCCCTGATTGCCGCCGTGCACGGCTGGGCGCTGGGCGCGGGCTGCGAAATGAGCCTGCTCTGCGATCTGCGTCTCGCCGCGGAAGACGCGCGCTTCGGCCTGCCCGAGGTGAACCTCGGCTACATCCCGTCTGCAGGCGGCACGCAGACGTTGCCGCGCCACATGCCGCGCGGCGTGGCGCTGGGCATGATCATGACCGGCGAGCCGATCGACGCGCGGCAGGCGCTGGCGCTGGGTATGGTGCACGACGTCGTGCCGCGCCCGCGGCTGTATGACGAAGCCCGCGCCCTTGCCGAGCGGCTGCTCTCCCGGCCGGCGTTCGCGGTGCGGTTGGCGCGCGAGGCGCTGCGCGCCGCCATGGATCTGCCGCTGGCGCAGGGACTGTCCGTCTCGCACCGGCTCGGCCAGCGCACGCTGCACGCCGTCGGTCCGGACCGCGCCGCCGCGCTCGCCGGCTGGAGCCCGGCCCATGGCTGA
- a CDS encoding enoyl-CoA hydratase/isomerase family protein, with protein MTTRLDLEVDGALARLTLAAGDGENRIEWQTISELQSLCTALAEMPELRALIVQGEGGNFCRGWSASLLADAAAPPELRAAPGDPFGCLAELPLPVIAAIEGDCLSAGLELALACDLRVAAGTARFALPESEFGLIPLAGGTQRLPRLVGHGRALAMVLLGQTIDGVTAEAWGLVNALAGEGGALAQAERLAATIAARGPIAERFAKEAVQNGSDLPLTRALRYELDLTVLLQTTEDRAEGVRAFTEKRPPEFHGR; from the coding sequence ATGACCACCCGGCTAGACCTTGAGGTAGACGGCGCGCTCGCCCGGCTCACGCTGGCCGCCGGCGACGGCGAGAACCGCATCGAGTGGCAGACCATCTCCGAGCTGCAGTCGCTCTGCACCGCGCTCGCCGAGATGCCCGAGCTGCGGGCGCTGATCGTGCAGGGCGAGGGCGGCAACTTCTGCCGCGGCTGGAGCGCGTCGTTGCTCGCGGACGCCGCCGCGCCGCCCGAGTTGCGGGCCGCGCCAGGCGATCCGTTCGGCTGCCTGGCGGAGCTGCCGCTGCCTGTGATCGCGGCGATCGAGGGCGACTGCCTGAGCGCTGGCCTGGAGCTGGCGCTGGCCTGCGATCTGCGCGTGGCCGCGGGCACGGCGCGCTTCGCTCTGCCGGAGTCGGAGTTCGGCCTGATCCCGCTCGCCGGCGGCACGCAGCGGCTGCCGCGGCTCGTCGGCCACGGGCGGGCGCTGGCGATGGTCCTGCTCGGCCAGACGATCGACGGCGTCACGGCCGAGGCCTGGGGCCTGGTCAACGCGCTGGCCGGCGAAGGCGGCGCCCTGGCGCAGGCCGAGCGGCTCGCGGCCACGATCGCGGCGCGCGGCCCGATCGCCGAGCGCTTCGCCAAGGAGGCGGTGCAGAACGGCAGCGATCTGCCGCTCACGCGGGCGCTGCGCTACGAGCTGGACCTGACCGTGCTCCTGCAAACGACGGAAGATCGCGCCGAGGGCGTACGCGCCTTCACCGAGAAGCGCCCGCCCGAATTTCATGGCCGCTGA
- a CDS encoding tetratricopeptide repeat protein has protein sequence MTLTGAGGVGKTRLALEVAAALAATIFDDVVFVDLAPLRDPELLPAAIARALGLRDAPDLPLPERLALALRTWSLLLVLDNFEHLLPAALLLPQLLRAAPQLTLLVTSRAPLRLRGERAVPIAPLAQPDPADVALEALAHSPAVALLVERAQDVRPDFALTTANAAAVIEICHRLDGLPLALELAAARLRHLSAAAIAARLDARLMLLTGGPRDLPQRQQTLRDTIAWSYDLLTPAEQQLFRQLSVFAGGCTLDAAATICDSTGDPGVDTFDGLAALLDASLLQQSDGPDGEPRFRMLETVREYGAEQLVASAEADTVRRRHADFFVALAEAFEPRLRQAHREPWLRRLDAELDNLRMVRAWSCAETDEGRAALRLAGALWYYWWHRDALGEGRQATMAALTLPAAHHADRTRAAALFGAGFLTREVGDRAAARLLLEQCVRLGPEQATPATYAAALAFLAGLLVVAGDLAAARRLAEESRSRAAAAGELFALTWANAALVGACLRSGDRSGARVYADETLRCGRQLEMEPLGLHTQAMVDLAEGQYEQARVRFSELLALAQARDSAFLIAGALHMLAVIALQQGDLHLAETLLQDSIGRTRRIGVDVSPVLATLGQTMLQQGNTKAAVSICAQCLESRRGISRSPSDRLVLRVLAQAAEQSGLLTDCARLMAAIAVQRNRFAVEQFGLQEAEQAVVERVRVALGEEAFAAAWAAGVELSADEAIELGLAAVTELQQLLVTDTAAVGERR, from the coding sequence GTGACGCTGACGGGCGCAGGCGGCGTCGGCAAGACGCGGCTGGCGTTGGAAGTGGCCGCGGCGCTAGCCGCGACGATCTTCGACGACGTCGTCTTCGTGGACCTGGCGCCGTTGCGCGACCCGGAGCTCCTCCCGGCGGCGATCGCGCGGGCACTCGGTTTGCGGGACGCCCCCGACCTGCCGCTGCCGGAGCGCCTCGCGCTTGCCCTGCGGACTTGGTCACTCTTGCTGGTGCTGGACAACTTCGAACACCTGCTGCCGGCCGCGCTGCTCCTCCCCCAGCTACTGCGCGCCGCGCCCCAGCTCACGCTACTCGTGACGAGCCGTGCACCGCTGCGGCTGCGCGGCGAGCGCGCCGTCCCGATCGCGCCGCTGGCGCAGCCGGACCCGGCCGACGTAGCTCTGGAGGCGTTGGCGCACTCCCCCGCGGTGGCGCTCTTGGTGGAACGGGCCCAGGATGTGCGGCCAGACTTCGCCCTTACGACGGCGAATGCCGCCGCTGTGATCGAGATCTGCCACCGCCTGGACGGGCTGCCGCTCGCGCTGGAATTGGCCGCGGCCCGGCTCCGACACCTCTCAGCGGCGGCGATCGCCGCGCGGCTGGACGCCCGCCTCATGCTGCTGACGGGTGGGCCACGCGATCTGCCGCAGCGCCAGCAGACGCTGCGTGACACGATTGCCTGGAGCTACGACCTGCTCACGCCCGCGGAGCAGCAGCTCTTCCGGCAGCTGTCGGTGTTCGCGGGCGGTTGCACGCTCGACGCCGCCGCGACCATCTGCGACAGCACGGGCGACCCCGGCGTGGATACGTTCGATGGCCTGGCGGCGCTGCTCGACGCCAGTCTGCTGCAGCAGTCGGACGGTCCGGACGGCGAGCCGCGCTTCCGCATGCTGGAGACCGTGCGTGAGTACGGCGCGGAGCAGCTGGTAGCGAGCGCGGAAGCGGATACTGTTCGGCGCCGGCACGCGGACTTCTTCGTGGCGCTGGCTGAGGCATTCGAGCCACGCCTGCGACAGGCCCACCGAGAGCCCTGGCTCCGGCGCCTTGACGCGGAGCTGGACAACCTGCGCATGGTACGGGCCTGGAGCTGCGCGGAAACGGACGAGGGCAGGGCAGCCCTCCGCCTGGCGGGGGCGCTCTGGTACTACTGGTGGCACCGTGACGCGCTCGGCGAGGGGCGACAGGCCACCATGGCAGCGTTGACCCTGCCTGCGGCGCACCATGCCGATCGAACGCGCGCCGCGGCACTGTTCGGCGCGGGCTTCCTGACACGCGAGGTCGGCGACCGAGCGGCCGCGCGCCTGCTCCTGGAGCAATGCGTGCGCCTGGGACCCGAACAGGCTACTCCGGCCACGTACGCCGCCGCACTCGCGTTCCTCGCCGGGCTGTTGGTCGTCGCCGGCGATCTGGCTGCGGCGCGGCGGCTGGCCGAGGAGAGTCGGTCGCGCGCCGCGGCCGCCGGGGAACTGTTCGCGCTCACGTGGGCGAACGCGGCGCTGGTTGGGGCCTGCTTACGCTCCGGCGACCGCTCTGGAGCCCGGGTGTATGCCGACGAGACGCTGCGCTGTGGCCGCCAGCTCGAGATGGAACCGCTCGGCCTGCACACCCAGGCGATGGTGGACCTGGCCGAAGGTCAGTACGAGCAGGCACGGGTGCGTTTCAGCGAGCTGCTGGCACTGGCGCAGGCGCGGGACTCCGCGTTTCTGATCGCGGGGGCACTCCATATGCTGGCGGTGATCGCGCTGCAGCAGGGCGATCTCCACCTGGCGGAGACGCTGCTGCAGGACAGTATCGGTCGCACCCGCCGCATCGGCGTCGACGTCAGCCCGGTGCTGGCCACGCTTGGCCAGACGATGCTGCAACAGGGGAACACCAAAGCAGCGGTATCCATCTGTGCGCAGTGTCTCGAATCTCGTCGCGGGATCAGCCGATCGCCGTCTGACCGGCTCGTCCTGCGGGTGCTGGCGCAAGCAGCGGAGCAGAGTGGTCTGCTCACGGACTGTGCCCGTCTGATGGCCGCCATCGCCGTGCAGCGGAACAGGTTCGCGGTGGAGCAGTTCGGCTTGCAGGAGGCGGAGCAGGCAGTGGTCGAGCGGGTGCGGGTCGCCCTGGGCGAGGAGGCGTTCGCCGCGGCCTGGGCAGCGGGCGTGGAGCTCTCTGCTGATGAAGCGATCGAGCTCGGGCTCGCGGCCGTGACCGAGCTGCAGCAGCTGCTCGTCACCGATACGGCCGCGGTCGGCGAGCGCCGCTAA
- a CDS encoding crotonase/enoyl-CoA hydratase family protein has protein sequence MPELDFETILYQKERGRARITLNRPEKLNALSVTLQQELNQALNEADNDTEVHCVILKGAGRAFSAGYDLTGGARRSATEPQTTTYRGRTSLEDDIWQMEQSQRLRMLLFDMHKPVIAQLHGYCLAGGTDVALLCDMIIAAEDAVIGFPPVRSMGQPPHHMWTYHVGPQWAKRMLLTGDSISGADAAAIGLVLQAVPANKLDEAVESLADKLALIDTDLLAANKRTCNLALELMGARTMQRIATEMDGRAHQAPSVAEFNKIAREKGLKPALEWRDSKFGDGRASAAYVARKEAATVR, from the coding sequence ATGCCGGAGCTGGACTTCGAGACCATCCTCTATCAGAAGGAGCGCGGGCGGGCGCGGATCACGCTCAACCGACCGGAGAAGCTGAACGCGCTTTCCGTGACCTTGCAGCAGGAGCTGAACCAGGCGCTGAACGAGGCGGACAACGACACCGAGGTGCACTGCGTCATCCTCAAGGGCGCCGGACGCGCCTTCTCCGCCGGCTACGACCTGACCGGCGGCGCTCGCCGCTCGGCCACGGAGCCGCAGACGACCACCTACCGCGGCCGTACCTCGCTGGAAGACGACATCTGGCAGATGGAGCAGTCGCAGCGGCTGCGCATGCTCCTCTTCGATATGCACAAGCCGGTGATCGCGCAACTCCACGGCTACTGCCTGGCCGGCGGCACGGACGTGGCGTTGCTCTGCGACATGATCATCGCCGCGGAGGACGCGGTGATCGGCTTCCCGCCGGTGCGCTCGATGGGCCAGCCGCCGCACCACATGTGGACCTATCACGTCGGCCCGCAGTGGGCGAAGCGCATGCTGCTCACCGGCGACTCGATCAGCGGCGCCGATGCGGCCGCGATCGGCCTCGTGCTGCAGGCCGTGCCCGCGAACAAGCTCGACGAGGCGGTGGAGAGTCTTGCCGACAAGCTGGCGCTGATCGACACCGACCTGCTGGCGGCCAACAAGCGCACCTGCAATTTAGCGCTGGAGCTGATGGGCGCCCGCACGATGCAGCGCATCGCTACGGAGATGGACGGCCGCGCCCACCAGGCGCCGAGCGTGGCCGAGTTCAACAAGATCGCCCGCGAGAAGGGGCTGAAGCCCGCGCTGGAATGGCGCGACTCCAAGTTCGGGGACGGCCGCGCCAGCGCCGCCTACGTCGCCCGCAAAGAAGCGGCGACCGTCCGCTGA
- a CDS encoding SDR family NAD(P)-dependent oxidoreductase encodes MAETAVGLAGRRALVLGAGTAAGRAAALALAEAGADVAVAAGSLDGDEVMAVRRVRRAVEAAGRRAAEYAFDLALGQNVRVSTRQVAKEMGGLDLLIYAADAFLRRPTEKTSDAEWTRVLGVNLSGAFYACRAALGEMAAHGGRIVLLSSVLAERGEAESAAYCAAKAGLTGLVRAIALEVAERGITINAFALSAPGGGESEAELAALGRLIVQLASDAGATTTGNVLQIGSAGTSAFPAGGHRSE; translated from the coding sequence ATGGCTGAGACGGCGGTGGGGCTGGCGGGCAGGCGGGCGCTGGTGCTGGGAGCCGGCACGGCGGCGGGGCGCGCGGCGGCGCTGGCGCTGGCCGAGGCGGGCGCCGATGTGGCCGTGGCGGCCGGCTCGCTCGACGGCGACGAAGTCATGGCGGTGCGCCGCGTGCGGCGGGCGGTCGAGGCCGCTGGGCGGCGCGCGGCGGAGTACGCCTTCGACCTGGCGCTCGGGCAGAACGTGCGCGTCTCCACGCGCCAGGTCGCGAAGGAGATGGGCGGACTCGACCTGCTGATCTACGCCGCCGATGCCTTCCTGCGTCGCCCGACGGAGAAGACCAGCGACGCCGAATGGACGCGTGTGCTCGGCGTGAACCTGAGCGGCGCCTTCTATGCCTGCCGCGCGGCGCTGGGCGAGATGGCCGCGCACGGCGGCCGCATCGTGCTGCTCAGCTCGGTGCTGGCCGAACGCGGCGAGGCGGAGAGCGCGGCCTACTGCGCGGCGAAGGCGGGCTTGACCGGGTTGGTGCGGGCGATCGCGCTGGAAGTGGCGGAGCGGGGCATCACGATCAATGCATTCGCGCTCAGCGCGCCGGGCGGAGGCGAAAGCGAAGCCGAACTGGCGGCGCTCGGCCGGCTAATCGTGCAACTTGCCTCCGATGCAGGCGCCACGACGACTGGAAACGTGCTACAGATCGGGAGTGCGGGTACGTCTGCCTTTCCAGCAGGCGGTCACCGATCTGAATAG
- a CDS encoding methylmalonyl-CoA mutase family protein codes for MPMLYDANTLKDLAARRAANDEAARNGGTEAPGPFVTTSGRPIARLYGPTDLPDFDYTCDLGDPGEYPYKRGVHPTGYRGKPWTIRMFAGFGSAEETNARYRYLLDHGETGLSVAFDMPTLMGYDTDDEWGLGEFGKCGVAVSSLADMEILFSGIPVDQITTSMTINSPAAVIWAMYIAAAEKRGIGRETLGGTLQNDILKEYIAQNEFIFSPEDSMRLVTDTIEFGSQQLPKWNTISISGYHIREAGATAVQELAFTLADGIEYVKWGIARGLDVDSFAPRLSFFFNAHNDFFEEIAKYRAARSVWAKVMRERFGARNPRSWWLRFHTQTAGVSLTEQQPEVNLIRTTIQALAAALGGTQSMHTNSWDEALALPSEKAVRLAVRTQQVILHESGVANTVDPLGGSYFVEKLTAEMERECFAYFEQIDALGGVLPAIEAGFFQREIADSSYRYQREIDRHERTIVGVNDYQLDEPIEIPILRMDPEGEEKHLARLNRVRRERDQEAWRGAMTRLDHVLRDGTANTMPAILDAVNAYATLGEVCGAMRKVFGEYNELVVV; via the coding sequence ATGCCGATGCTGTACGACGCCAACACGCTCAAAGACCTCGCGGCACGGCGGGCGGCCAACGACGAAGCGGCACGGAACGGCGGCACTGAAGCGCCTGGTCCGTTCGTGACGACCTCAGGCCGCCCGATCGCGCGCCTCTACGGCCCCACGGACTTGCCCGACTTCGACTACACGTGCGACCTGGGCGATCCGGGCGAGTACCCGTACAAGCGCGGCGTGCACCCAACCGGCTACCGCGGCAAACCCTGGACGATCCGTATGTTCGCCGGCTTCGGCTCGGCCGAGGAGACGAACGCCCGCTACCGCTACCTGCTCGATCACGGCGAAACGGGCCTCTCCGTCGCCTTCGACATGCCCACGCTGATGGGTTACGACACCGACGACGAGTGGGGACTGGGCGAGTTCGGCAAGTGCGGCGTCGCCGTCTCCTCGCTCGCCGACATGGAGATCCTGTTCAGCGGCATTCCCGTGGACCAGATCACGACGAGCATGACGATCAACTCGCCCGCCGCCGTGATCTGGGCGATGTACATCGCCGCGGCGGAGAAGCGCGGCATCGGCCGCGAAACGCTGGGCGGCACGCTGCAAAACGACATCCTCAAGGAGTACATCGCCCAGAACGAGTTCATCTTCTCGCCCGAAGACTCGATGCGCCTCGTCACGGATACGATCGAGTTCGGCAGCCAGCAGCTGCCGAAGTGGAACACGATCAGTATCTCCGGCTACCACATCCGCGAGGCCGGCGCCACGGCGGTGCAGGAGCTGGCCTTCACCCTGGCCGACGGCATCGAGTATGTGAAGTGGGGCATCGCGCGCGGCCTCGACGTGGACAGCTTCGCGCCGCGCCTCTCCTTCTTCTTCAACGCCCACAACGACTTCTTTGAAGAGATCGCCAAGTACCGCGCCGCGCGCAGTGTCTGGGCCAAAGTGATGCGCGAGCGCTTCGGCGCCAGGAACCCGCGGAGTTGGTGGCTGCGCTTCCACACGCAGACGGCCGGTGTCTCGCTCACCGAGCAGCAGCCCGAAGTCAACCTGATCCGGACCACGATCCAGGCGCTGGCGGCGGCGCTGGGCGGCACGCAATCGATGCACACCAACTCCTGGGACGAGGCGCTGGCGCTGCCCAGCGAGAAGGCCGTGCGCCTGGCCGTGCGCACGCAGCAGGTGATCCTGCACGAGTCGGGCGTGGCGAACACGGTGGACCCACTGGGCGGCAGCTACTTTGTGGAGAAGCTGACGGCCGAGATGGAGCGCGAGTGCTTCGCCTACTTCGAGCAGATCGACGCGCTGGGCGGCGTGCTGCCGGCGATTGAAGCGGGCTTCTTCCAGCGCGAGATCGCCGATTCCAGCTACCGCTACCAGCGCGAGATCGACCGCCACGAGCGCACGATCGTCGGCGTCAACGACTATCAGCTCGACGAGCCGATCGAGATCCCCATCCTGCGCATGGACCCCGAGGGCGAGGAGAAGCACCTGGCGCGGCTGAACCGCGTGCGCCGCGAGCGCGACCAGGAGGCGTGGCGCGGGGCGATGACGCGGCTCGACCACGTGCTGCGCGACGGCACGGCGAACACGATGCCGGCGATCCTGGACGCGGTGAACGCCTACGCCACGCTGGGCGAGGTCTGCGGCGCCATGCGCAAAGTCTTCGGCGAGTACAATGAGCTGGTGGTGGTGTAG